The Hydra vulgaris chromosome 11, alternate assembly HydraT2T_AEP genome contains a region encoding:
- the LOC136086862 gene encoding protein FAM200C-like — translation MSHLGPKEELLGLLPVKGQTRGEEIANAVIKYMDKHHIPLVKIVSILTDGAKSMTSVRKGFVAILKEKINHKVHVYHCIIHQEALCAQTFPDEVCKVMELVITIINSILAKALNHRQFREFFFEMESEYANLLLHNKVR, via the coding sequence ATGTCTCATTTGGGTCCCAAAGAAGAACTTTTAGGATTATTGCCAGTCAAGGGTCAGACGCGTGGAGAAGAAATTGCAAATGCTGTAATTAAGTATATGGATAAACATCATATTCCCCTCGTTAAAATTGTGTCAATTTTGACAGATGGGGCCAAAAGTATGACCAGCGTGAGAAAAGGGTTTGTtgctattttaaaagaaaaaataaaccacaAGGTACATGTTTACCATTGTATAATTCACCAAGAAGCGCTTTGTGCGCAAACATTTCCGGATGAAGTATGTAAAGTTATGGAGTTAGTGATTACAATTATCAACTCCATTTTAGCCAAAGCTCTCAATCATCGCCAAttcagagaatttttttttgaaatggaAAGTGAATACGCCAATCTTCTGCTTCATAACAAGGTACGTTAG